The genomic segment ATTACATTCTTGCGCCATATTGTTGAATTACTAGGTGAATGTAACATGTTGTACATTTAGTTTGATAATTCTCTCATTTTTTTATCTTATGAACATCCCCCTATCAAACACAATCTATCTTATGTTTACTAAATTTATTTCGCCTTTTTTATAACCACAAGCTTCTTCAAAACTACAATACCCTTACTATATTGAGAAAGGTAGTTTAGTATGGATACTTGTAAATCATTTTTTTTTATTTCTATTTCTCCACTTTGCTATATGGAACGGAAAAACAAGAAGAAAAAATTAATTGGGATAAGGGAACGGGAGTACAACTATATTCGTCTAACTAGTGATAAGGGAGGGAAAAGGCTTGAATAAAGAAAAAGGAAGGTTGGAAAAAGAGTCCAACCAACAAATTTTAGTTGATTTAATGAAAAATCATGGTGATATGGTATTGCGTGTGGCGTTTACATATGTAAAGGACAAGCAGTTAGCTGAAGATCTCTCACAAGAAGTCTTTATTCGTTGCTATCAATCTATACATCATTTCGAAAATCGTTCTTCTTATAAGACTTGGATATACAGGATTACAGTTAATTGTTGTAAGGATTATGTAAAAAGCTGGTCATTTCGTAATATTATTCCTCGTTCAGTAGTGAAGAGAGATAATGAACAATATCTAGACTCTGTGATTTCTCAAATTGTTAATAATGAAGACGATGAAATTCTATTTAATTATGTTTTAAAGCTCTCGGTAAAATTACGTGAAGTAATTATTTTTTATTATTATGAAGATTTATCAATACATGAGATCGCAAACATTTTAGATGTTAGC from the Bacillus sp. SM2101 genome contains:
- a CDS encoding sigma-70 family RNA polymerase sigma factor, translated to MNKEKGRLEKESNQQILVDLMKNHGDMVLRVAFTYVKDKQLAEDLSQEVFIRCYQSIHHFENRSSYKTWIYRITVNCCKDYVKSWSFRNIIPRSVVKRDNEQYLDSVISQIVNNEDDEILFNYVLKLSVKLREVIIFYYYEDLSIHEIANILDVSENTIKSRLFRARKSLQNYIEGEGGMILER